One Bradyrhizobium sp. ISRA464 genomic window carries:
- the atpA gene encoding F0F1 ATP synthase subunit alpha: protein MDIRAAEISAILKDQIKNFGQEAEVTEVGQVLSVGDGIARVYGLDNVQAGEMVEFENGTRGMALNLETDNVGIVIFGADREIKEGQTVKRTRSIVDTPVGKGLLGRVVDALGNPIDGKGPIQATERKRVDVKAPGIIPRKSVNEPMATGLKAIDALIPIGRGQRELIIGDRQTGKTAIALDTILNQKPLNAQPDENLKLYCVYVAVGQKRSTVAQFVKVLEEQGALEYSIVVAATASDPAPMQYIAPFTGCTMGEYFRDNGMHAVIIYDDLSKQAVAYRQMSLLLRRPPGREAYPGDVFYLHSRLLERAAKLNKEHGSGSLTALPVIETQANDVSAYIPTNVISITDGQIFLETDLFFQGIRPAVNVGLSVSRVGSSAQTKATKKVAGKIKGELAQYREMAAFAQFGSDLDASTQRLLNRGSRLTELLKQPQFSPLKMEEQVCVIWAGTNGYLDPLPLNKVKAFEEGLLSLLRGKNVEILNAIRDSRDLSDDTAAKLKSAVEGFAKTFA, encoded by the coding sequence ATGGACATCCGCGCCGCGGAAATTTCCGCGATCCTCAAGGACCAGATCAAGAATTTCGGCCAGGAAGCCGAGGTTACCGAAGTCGGACAGGTGCTGTCGGTCGGTGACGGTATTGCCCGCGTCTACGGTCTCGACAATGTCCAGGCCGGTGAAATGGTCGAGTTCGAGAACGGCACCCGCGGCATGGCGCTCAACCTCGAAACCGACAACGTCGGTATCGTGATCTTCGGCGCCGACCGCGAGATCAAGGAAGGCCAGACCGTCAAGCGCACCCGCTCCATCGTGGACACGCCGGTCGGCAAGGGTCTGCTCGGCCGCGTCGTCGACGCGCTCGGCAACCCGATCGACGGCAAGGGGCCGATCCAGGCCACCGAGCGCAAGCGCGTCGATGTCAAGGCGCCCGGCATCATTCCGCGCAAGTCGGTGAACGAGCCGATGGCGACCGGCCTGAAGGCGATCGACGCGCTGATCCCGATCGGCCGCGGTCAGCGCGAGCTGATCATCGGCGACCGCCAGACCGGCAAGACCGCGATCGCGCTCGACACCATCCTGAACCAGAAGCCGCTCAACGCCCAGCCGGACGAGAACCTCAAGCTGTACTGCGTCTATGTCGCGGTCGGCCAGAAGCGCTCCACCGTCGCCCAGTTCGTGAAGGTGCTCGAGGAGCAGGGCGCGCTCGAATACTCGATCGTGGTCGCGGCCACGGCATCCGATCCGGCTCCGATGCAGTACATCGCGCCGTTCACCGGCTGCACCATGGGCGAATACTTCCGCGACAACGGCATGCACGCCGTGATCATCTATGACGACTTGTCGAAGCAGGCCGTCGCCTATCGCCAGATGTCGCTGCTGCTGCGCCGTCCGCCGGGCCGCGAAGCCTATCCGGGCGACGTGTTCTATCTGCACTCCCGCCTGCTCGAGCGCGCCGCCAAGCTCAACAAGGAGCATGGTTCGGGCTCGCTGACCGCGCTGCCGGTCATCGAAACCCAGGCCAACGACGTGTCGGCCTACATTCCGACCAACGTGATTTCGATCACCGACGGCCAGATCTTCCTGGAGACCGATCTGTTCTTCCAGGGTATCCGTCCCGCGGTGAACGTCGGTCTGTCGGTGTCGCGCGTCGGCTCGTCGGCGCAGACCAAGGCAACCAAGAAGGTCGCCGGCAAGATCAAGGGTGAGCTCGCGCAATACCGCGAAATGGCGGCGTTCGCGCAGTTCGGCTCAGACCTCGACGCCTCGACGCAGCGCCTGCTCAACCGCGGCTCGCGCCTGACCGAGCTGTTGAAGCAGCCGCAGTTCTCGCCGCTGAAGATGGAAGAGCAGGTCTGCGTGATCTGGGCCGGCACCAACGGCTATCTCGATCCGCTGCCGCTCAACAAGGTGAAGGCGTTCGAGGAAGGTCTGCTGTCGCTGTTGCGCGGCAAGAACGTCGAGATCCTCAACGCGATCCGCGACAGCCGCGACCTCTCCGACGACACCGCTGCCAAGCTGAAGTCGGCGGTCGAAGGCTTCGCCAAGACGTTTGCATAA
- a CDS encoding RNA pyrophosphohydrolase: protein MARYEDLPYRTCVGIMLLNAAGLVFIGRRAGGIEHVNEAHVWQMPQGGVDPGEDTFQAAKRELYEETSIRSVEKLGEVADWLIYDIPRTVAGRAWKGRYRGQRQKWFALRFTGKDNEINVANPGGGHKAEFISWRWEPMKNLPELIVPFKRPVYERVVREFAALAAK, encoded by the coding sequence ATGGCACGTTATGAAGACCTGCCCTATCGCACCTGCGTCGGCATCATGCTGCTGAATGCGGCGGGACTGGTCTTCATCGGACGCCGCGCCGGCGGCATAGAACATGTTAACGAGGCCCATGTCTGGCAGATGCCGCAAGGCGGCGTCGATCCCGGCGAGGATACGTTTCAGGCTGCCAAGCGCGAGCTCTATGAGGAGACCAGCATCAGATCTGTGGAGAAGCTCGGCGAGGTCGCCGACTGGCTGATCTATGACATCCCGCGCACCGTCGCGGGCCGCGCCTGGAAAGGTCGCTATCGCGGCCAGCGGCAGAAGTGGTTCGCGCTGCGCTTCACCGGCAAGGACAACGAGATCAACGTTGCCAATCCCGGCGGCGGGCACAAGGCGGAGTTCATCTCCTGGCGCTGGGAGCCGATGAAGAACCTCCCCGAACTGATCGTGCCGTTCAAGCGACCGGTCTACGAGCGCGTGGTGAGGGAATTCGCAGCCCTGGCGGCGAAGTAA
- a CDS encoding F0F1 ATP synthase subunit epsilon, with protein MATFHFDLVSPEKLAFSGEVDQVDVPGVEGDFGVLAGHAPVVAAVRPGILTVTTAGKREKVIVLGGLAEMSDKGLTVLADVATAIADLDRAKFAETINEMQEKLAEKEGSELDHAIERLDHFKSIQNELNTTAMH; from the coding sequence ATGGCTACCTTCCACTTCGATCTCGTCTCTCCCGAAAAGCTCGCTTTCTCCGGCGAGGTCGATCAGGTTGACGTCCCCGGCGTGGAAGGCGATTTCGGCGTCCTCGCCGGACACGCTCCGGTCGTCGCCGCGGTTCGCCCGGGCATCCTGACCGTCACCACGGCGGGCAAGCGCGAGAAGGTCATCGTGCTCGGCGGTCTCGCCGAGATGTCGGACAAGGGGCTGACCGTGCTGGCCGACGTCGCGACCGCGATTGCCGATCTCGATCGTGCGAAGTTCGCAGAGACGATCAACGAGATGCAGGAAAAGCTCGCCGAGAAGGAAGGGTCCGAGCTCGATCATGCGATCGAGCGTCTAGATCACTTCAAGAGCATCCAGAACGAACTCAACACGACGGCGATGCATTAG
- a CDS encoding F0F1 ATP synthase subunit delta has protein sequence MAAEDPSVSGVSGRYATALFELARDEKSVDEVRADLDKFDALLNESADLKRLVRSPVFSADAQLKALTAVLDKAGISGTSAKFLKVLTANRRLFAVADVIRAYRALVAKYKGEATAEVTVAEQLSDKNLDALKAALKSVTGKDVALNVKVDPSIIGGLVVKLGSRMVDGSLRTKLNSIKNAMKEAG, from the coding sequence GTGGCTGCTGAAGATCCGTCCGTTTCGGGAGTGTCCGGTCGTTATGCAACGGCCTTGTTCGAGTTGGCGCGCGACGAAAAATCCGTTGATGAAGTGAGGGCCGATCTCGACAAGTTCGATGCTCTGCTCAACGAGAGTGCCGATCTCAAGCGGCTCGTGCGCAGCCCGGTGTTCTCGGCGGACGCGCAGTTGAAGGCGCTGACCGCAGTGCTCGACAAGGCCGGTATCTCGGGCACCTCCGCAAAATTCCTCAAAGTGCTCACCGCCAATCGCCGGCTGTTCGCCGTTGCCGATGTGATCCGCGCCTATCGCGCGCTGGTGGCGAAATACAAGGGCGAGGCGACTGCCGAAGTCACCGTCGCCGAGCAGCTCAGTGACAAGAATCTCGACGCGCTGAAGGCCGCACTGAAATCGGTGACGGGCAAGGACGTCGCGCTCAACGTGAAGGTCGATCCCTCCATTATCGGTGGCCTGGTGGTCAAGCTCGGTAGCCGCATGGTGGATGGTTCGCTTCGCACCAAACTCAATTCGATCAAGAACGCGATGAAAGAGGCAGGCTGA
- the atpD gene encoding F0F1 ATP synthase subunit beta, whose amino-acid sequence MATAANQIGRITQVTGAVVDVQFEGHLPAILNSLETKNGGNRLVLEVAQHLGESTVRTIAMDTTEGLVRGQEVTDTGAPIRVPVGEGTLGRIINVVGEPIDEAGPIKSEGLRAIHQDAPTYTDQSTEAEILVTGIKVVDLLAPYAKGGKIGLFGGAGVGKTVLIQELINNVAKAHGGYSVFAGVGERTREGNDLYHEFIESKVNADPHNPDPSVKSKCALVFGQMNEPPGARARVGLTGLTVAEHFRDQGQDVLFFVDNIFRFTQAGSEVSALLGRIPSAVGYQPTLATDMGALQERITTTQKGSITSVQAIYVPADDLTDPAPATSFAHLDATTVLSRAISEKGIYPAVDPLDSTSRMLSPLVVGEEHYQTARLVQQILQRYKSLQDIIAILGMDELSEEDKLTVARARKVERFLSQPFHVAEVFTGSPGKFVDLADTIKGFRDLCQGKYDHLPEAAFYMVGTIEEAVEKGKKLAAEAA is encoded by the coding sequence ATGGCTACAGCAGCCAACCAGATCGGTCGCATTACCCAGGTCACGGGTGCCGTGGTCGACGTGCAGTTCGAAGGCCACCTTCCGGCGATTCTCAACTCGCTCGAGACCAAGAACGGCGGCAACCGCCTGGTGCTCGAGGTCGCGCAGCACCTCGGTGAGTCGACCGTGCGCACGATCGCGATGGACACCACCGAAGGTCTGGTTCGCGGCCAGGAAGTGACCGACACCGGCGCGCCGATCCGGGTGCCGGTTGGTGAAGGCACGCTCGGGCGCATCATCAACGTCGTCGGCGAGCCGATCGACGAAGCCGGCCCGATCAAGTCCGAAGGCCTGCGCGCCATCCATCAGGACGCGCCGACCTACACCGACCAGTCGACCGAAGCCGAGATTCTCGTCACCGGCATCAAGGTCGTCGACCTGCTCGCGCCCTACGCCAAGGGCGGCAAGATCGGCCTGTTCGGCGGCGCCGGCGTCGGCAAGACCGTGCTGATTCAGGAACTGATCAACAACGTCGCGAAGGCGCACGGTGGTTATTCCGTGTTCGCCGGCGTCGGTGAGCGCACCCGCGAAGGCAACGACCTCTATCACGAGTTCATCGAATCGAAGGTCAACGCCGATCCGCACAATCCGGATCCGAGCGTGAAGTCGAAGTGCGCGCTGGTGTTCGGCCAGATGAACGAGCCGCCGGGCGCCCGTGCCCGCGTCGGCCTCACCGGTCTGACCGTCGCCGAGCACTTCCGCGATCAGGGCCAGGACGTGCTGTTCTTCGTCGACAACATCTTCCGGTTCACCCAGGCGGGCTCGGAAGTGTCGGCGCTGCTCGGCCGTATTCCGAGCGCCGTGGGTTATCAGCCGACGCTCGCGACCGACATGGGCGCGCTGCAGGAGCGCATCACCACCACCCAGAAGGGCTCGATCACCTCGGTGCAGGCGATCTACGTGCCGGCCGACGACTTGACCGACCCGGCGCCCGCCACGTCCTTCGCGCACTTGGACGCCACCACGGTGCTGTCGCGCGCGATCTCGGAAAAGGGCATCTACCCGGCGGTGGACCCGCTCGACTCGACCTCGCGCATGCTGTCGCCGCTCGTCGTCGGCGAAGAGCACTATCAGACCGCGCGCTTGGTTCAGCAGATCCTGCAGCGCTACAAGTCGCTGCAGGACATCATCGCCATTCTCGGCATGGACGAATTGTCGGAAGAGGACAAGCTGACGGTTGCCCGCGCCCGCAAGGTCGAGCGCTTCCTGTCGCAGCCGTTCCACGTCGCCGAAGTGTTCACCGGTTCGCCGGGCAAGTTCGTCGACCTCGCCGACACCATCAAGGGCTTCCGCGACCTCTGCCAGGGCAAGTATGACCACCTGCCGGAAGCGGCCTTCTACATGGTCGGCACCATCGAAGAAGCCGTCGAGAAGGGCAAGAAGCTCGCCGCCGAGGCGGCGTAA
- a CDS encoding peptidoglycan DD-metalloendopeptidase family protein, whose translation MVSYFGAACRAWLPVSQLLSIVMLAASPLSPVHAQAALPEQQAAVTTASPDAIKQREQELEAAREQQRKATELQEKLKAEIAAIGQDRSKLNQQLIDIAGQVRSVETRIADAEARLQPLDGRERDIRASLDSRRAEIIEVLAALQRAGRRTPPALLVRPEDALQSLRTAMLLGAVVPELRGRAEKLATDLGELVALRKTISTERDALARDRDKLKEDQTRLTALVDERQRQQAAAEKDMEAEGTRAIALSKQVDDLQGLIAKMEQDLKSAAKAAATANLQGAPATVNGKPNLEAFKNPARMSPAVAFASAKGLFSYPVNGTKIRDFGGSDGAGGVQKGISLATKAGAQVTSPCDGWVVYAGPFRSYGQLLILNAGGGYHVLIAGMEHISVNIGQFVLTGEPVATMGSTSQVASILATNASQPVLYVEFRKDGTPIDPGPWWAANEGEKVRG comes from the coding sequence ATGGTTTCGTATTTCGGCGCTGCGTGTCGCGCCTGGCTGCCCGTATCGCAGCTGCTGTCGATCGTCATGCTCGCCGCGAGCCCGCTCTCGCCGGTGCACGCGCAAGCCGCGCTGCCGGAGCAACAGGCCGCGGTGACGACGGCATCGCCCGACGCCATCAAGCAGCGTGAACAGGAGCTCGAGGCCGCACGCGAGCAGCAACGCAAGGCGACCGAGCTGCAGGAGAAGTTGAAGGCCGAGATCGCGGCAATCGGCCAGGACCGCAGCAAGCTCAACCAGCAGCTGATCGACATCGCCGGCCAGGTGCGAAGCGTCGAGACGCGGATCGCGGACGCCGAGGCGCGCCTGCAGCCGCTCGACGGCCGCGAGCGCGACATCCGCGCCTCGCTCGATTCGCGCCGCGCCGAGATCATCGAAGTGCTCGCCGCACTCCAGCGTGCGGGGCGACGGACGCCGCCGGCGCTTTTGGTGCGGCCCGAGGACGCGCTGCAATCGCTGCGCACCGCGATGCTGCTCGGGGCGGTGGTGCCGGAGTTACGCGGCCGCGCCGAGAAGCTTGCAACCGACCTCGGCGAGCTGGTCGCGCTCCGCAAGACCATCTCGACCGAGCGCGACGCGCTGGCACGCGACCGCGACAAGCTCAAGGAGGACCAGACCCGCCTTACGGCGCTGGTCGACGAGCGGCAGCGACAGCAGGCCGCGGCCGAGAAGGACATGGAAGCCGAGGGCACCCGCGCCATCGCGCTGTCGAAGCAGGTCGACGACCTGCAAGGCCTGATCGCCAAGATGGAGCAGGATCTGAAGAGCGCGGCCAAGGCCGCCGCCACGGCCAATCTCCAGGGCGCGCCGGCGACCGTCAACGGCAAGCCGAATCTGGAGGCCTTCAAGAACCCGGCCCGGATGAGTCCGGCGGTCGCCTTCGCCTCGGCCAAGGGGCTGTTCTCGTACCCCGTGAACGGCACCAAGATTCGCGATTTTGGCGGTTCCGATGGCGCGGGCGGCGTACAAAAAGGCATTTCTTTGGCGACCAAGGCCGGCGCGCAGGTCACAAGCCCGTGTGACGGCTGGGTTGTTTACGCAGGCCCTTTCCGCAGCTACGGACAACTCTTGATCCTCAATGCCGGGGGCGGGTATCATGTCCTGATCGCCGGGATGGAGCACATTTCGGTTAACATCGGCCAGTTTGTACTTACGGGGGAGCCGGTAGCGACCATGGGCTCGACATCCCAAGTCGCATCCATTCTCGCGACCAATGCGAGCCAGCCAGTGCTCTATGTCGAGTTCCGGAAAGACGGCACTCCAATCGATCCAGGTCCATGGTGGGCCGCAAATGAAGGCGAAAAGGTTCGCGGATGA
- a CDS encoding RNA pyrophosphohydrolase has product MSSSKPYRPNVGIALFSPAGRVLIGRRFKDDGPEIVLPGLEWQMPQGGIDAGEDPRDAVMRELWEETGAVGADYLGETDWMTYEFPPYDGPASHRLAKFRGQRQKWFALRFTGRDDEIDPLTPRNGQPAEFDQWRWERLDRVADLVVPFRRDVYRAVAARFAEFAG; this is encoded by the coding sequence ATGTCATCAAGCAAGCCCTATCGCCCCAACGTGGGCATCGCACTGTTCAGCCCCGCAGGACGCGTGCTGATCGGCCGTCGATTCAAGGATGACGGTCCGGAGATCGTGCTGCCCGGTCTCGAATGGCAGATGCCGCAGGGCGGCATCGATGCGGGCGAGGATCCGCGCGACGCCGTCATGCGCGAGCTCTGGGAAGAGACCGGGGCGGTCGGCGCCGACTATCTCGGCGAGACCGACTGGATGACCTACGAATTCCCGCCCTATGACGGACCAGCATCGCACCGGCTGGCGAAATTCCGCGGCCAGCGGCAAAAGTGGTTCGCGCTCCGCTTCACCGGGCGCGATGACGAGATCGACCCGTTGACGCCGCGCAACGGCCAGCCGGCCGAGTTCGATCAATGGCGCTGGGAACGGCTCGACCGCGTCGCCGATCTCGTGGTCCCATTCCGCCGCGACGTCTATCGCGCCGTCGCCGCGCGCTTTGCGGAGTTCGCGGGCTAA
- the rlmH gene encoding 23S rRNA (pseudouridine(1915)-N(3))-methyltransferase RlmH, which yields MRLVVICIGRLKPGPERELAERYRARFDDIGRKLGFRGLDIHDIAESRARDANARIAEEAAAIAAVVPEKHVLVALDERGKSVDSASFARQLGRWRDEGIANTVFVIGGADGLSPELQRKASLRIAFGSATWPHQMVRVMLLEQIYRAATILAGHPYHRA from the coding sequence ATGCGCCTCGTTGTGATCTGCATCGGCCGTCTGAAACCGGGCCCGGAACGGGAGCTCGCCGAGCGTTATCGCGCGCGCTTTGACGATATCGGCCGCAAGCTCGGCTTTCGCGGCCTCGATATCCATGACATTGCGGAAAGCCGCGCACGTGACGCCAATGCGCGCATCGCCGAAGAGGCCGCAGCCATCGCCGCGGTGGTCCCGGAAAAGCATGTGCTGGTCGCGCTCGACGAACGCGGCAAGAGCGTCGACAGCGCAAGTTTCGCCCGGCAGCTCGGCCGCTGGCGCGACGAGGGAATCGCAAATACTGTCTTCGTGATCGGCGGCGCCGACGGACTTTCGCCCGAATTGCAGCGCAAGGCTTCGTTACGCATTGCATTCGGCTCCGCGACCTGGCCGCATCAAATGGTCCGCGTCATGCTCCTGGAACAAATTTATCGGGCCGCCACCATTCTGGCCGGCCACCCCTATCACCGCGCATGA
- the rsfS gene encoding ribosome silencing factor: MQAQPGADKTLSLILSRLEDMKAEETVTIDLRGKSAYSDYMIITSGRANRHVGAIAENVTKGLKENGVKSIHVEGLPNCDWVLIDSGDVIVHVFRPEVREFYNLERLWTQNPAVAAV, encoded by the coding sequence TTGCAGGCGCAACCCGGCGCCGACAAGACGCTGAGCCTGATCCTCTCCCGCCTCGAGGATATGAAGGCGGAAGAGACGGTCACAATCGACCTTCGCGGCAAATCCGCATATTCCGATTACATGATCATCACCTCGGGCCGGGCCAACCGGCACGTCGGTGCGATCGCGGAAAATGTGACGAAGGGCCTGAAGGAAAACGGCGTCAAGAGCATTCACGTCGAGGGCTTGCCCAATTGCGACTGGGTGCTGATCGATTCCGGCGACGTGATCGTGCACGTGTTCAGACCCGAGGTGCGCGAGTTCTACAATCTCGAGCGGTTGTGGACTCAGAACCCGGCAGTCGCGGCGGTCTAA
- a CDS encoding divergent polysaccharide deacetylase family protein → MAEAADELSTPLGQNTVGKSRRFRLPFTAMQALAALLGLLLVAFVGIALFNDNPLGGEPIAHIALRKAPPAAADDKHSAASQAAEPAAKSTAKPPAAAGDVKTVTIIDGSSGKRQDVVIGGGDPSDTANGDTPAPAMTGADPRLLEKSRYGMIPVVADGLKPFTVYAADADRAKAARMPVVAVVVAGLGVGAAKTTEAIMKLPPAVTLAFTPYGADPGKLAERARTQRHEILLQIPMEPFDYPDNDPGPQTLLTTLNGEQNLDRFYWHLSRLQGYAGIANFMGARFVATDPVMLPIIREAAKRGLGYFDDGSTPRSVAPALATSQGVPFAKADFSIDAVPTSAEIDRTLVKLETLAKERGTAVGVASALPVSIERLGAWIKTLDSKGIMLVPLTTAMLKSKSS, encoded by the coding sequence ATGGCAGAGGCGGCCGACGAACTGAGCACGCCGCTTGGGCAGAACACCGTGGGCAAATCGCGCCGGTTCCGCCTGCCCTTCACGGCGATGCAGGCGCTCGCCGCGCTGCTGGGGCTGTTATTGGTTGCCTTCGTCGGCATTGCACTGTTCAACGACAACCCGCTTGGCGGCGAGCCAATCGCCCATATCGCGCTGCGCAAGGCGCCGCCCGCCGCGGCGGATGACAAGCATTCCGCGGCCAGCCAGGCCGCCGAACCCGCGGCCAAATCCACCGCCAAGCCGCCGGCCGCTGCCGGCGACGTCAAGACGGTCACGATCATCGATGGCTCGAGCGGCAAGCGCCAGGACGTGGTGATCGGCGGTGGCGATCCGAGCGACACGGCCAATGGCGACACACCCGCCCCCGCGATGACCGGCGCCGACCCGCGTCTGCTCGAAAAGTCCCGCTACGGCATGATCCCGGTGGTCGCCGACGGCCTGAAGCCATTCACGGTCTATGCGGCCGACGCCGACCGCGCCAAGGCGGCCAGGATGCCTGTGGTGGCCGTCGTGGTCGCCGGCCTTGGCGTCGGCGCCGCCAAGACGACCGAAGCCATCATGAAGCTGCCGCCAGCCGTGACGCTGGCCTTCACGCCCTATGGGGCCGACCCCGGCAAGCTCGCCGAGCGCGCCCGAACGCAGCGCCATGAGATCCTGCTGCAGATCCCGATGGAACCGTTCGACTACCCCGACAACGATCCCGGGCCGCAGACCCTGCTGACCACGCTCAACGGCGAGCAGAACCTCGACCGCTTCTACTGGCACCTGAGCCGTCTGCAAGGCTATGCCGGGATCGCCAACTTCATGGGCGCACGCTTCGTTGCGACCGATCCCGTGATGCTGCCGATCATCCGCGAGGCGGCCAAGCGCGGCCTCGGCTATTTCGACGATGGTTCCACCCCCCGCAGCGTCGCCCCGGCGCTGGCCACGAGCCAGGGCGTGCCGTTCGCCAAGGCCGATTTCAGCATCGACGCGGTGCCAACCTCCGCCGAGATCGACCGCACGCTGGTCAAGCTGGAGACGCTCGCCAAGGAACGCGGCACCGCCGTCGGCGTCGCCTCGGCCCTGCCGGTCTCGATCGAGCGACTCGGCGCCTGGATCAAGACGCTGGACTCCAAGGGTATCATGCTTGTGCCATTGACAACGGCGATGCTGAAATCAAAATCGAGCTAA
- a CDS encoding F0F1 ATP synthase subunit gamma, translating to MASLKDMRVRIASTKATQKITKAMQMVAASKLRRAQNAAEAARPYADKMDAVISNIAAAANGSPGAPTLLAGTGKDQVHLLLVCTGERGLSGAFNSSIVRLARERAQSLIAQGKEVKFFCVGRKGYEQLRRTFERQIVEHLDLRSVRQLGFVNAEDIANKVLARFEAGEFDVCTLFYSRFKSVIAQLPTAQQIIPLEVNAPAANAAPSTSYEYEPEEDEILTRLLPRNLAVQIFRALLENNASFYGAQMSAMDNATRNAGEMIRKQTLIYNRTRQAMITKELIEIISGAEAV from the coding sequence ATGGCGTCACTGAAAGACATGCGGGTCCGCATCGCCTCGACCAAGGCGACGCAGAAGATCACCAAGGCCATGCAGATGGTCGCAGCCTCGAAGCTGCGCCGCGCGCAGAACGCCGCAGAAGCGGCGCGGCCCTATGCCGACAAGATGGACGCGGTGATTTCCAACATCGCCGCCGCAGCCAACGGTTCGCCGGGTGCGCCGACGTTGCTGGCCGGCACCGGCAAGGACCAAGTCCATCTCCTGCTGGTCTGCACCGGCGAGCGTGGCCTGTCGGGTGCGTTCAACTCGTCCATCGTACGCCTGGCGCGCGAGCGGGCGCAGTCGCTGATCGCGCAGGGCAAAGAGGTCAAGTTCTTCTGCGTCGGCCGCAAGGGCTATGAGCAGCTGCGCCGGACCTTCGAGCGGCAGATCGTCGAGCATCTCGACCTGCGCTCGGTGCGCCAGCTCGGTTTCGTCAATGCCGAGGACATCGCCAACAAGGTGCTGGCGCGGTTCGAGGCCGGTGAGTTCGATGTCTGCACGCTGTTCTACTCGCGCTTCAAGTCGGTGATCGCGCAGCTTCCGACCGCGCAGCAGATCATCCCGCTGGAGGTCAACGCGCCCGCGGCCAATGCGGCTCCCTCCACGTCCTACGAATACGAGCCGGAGGAGGACGAGATCCTCACCCGCCTGCTGCCGCGCAACCTCGCGGTGCAGATCTTCCGCGCATTGCTGGAGAATAACGCCTCGTTCTACGGCGCGCAGATGAGCGCGATGGACAACGCGACCCGCAACGCCGGCGAAATGATCCGCAAGCAAACCCTGATCTACAACCGGACCCGCCAGGCCATGATCACGAAGGAGCTGATTGAAATCATCTCCGGCGCCGAGGCGGTCTAA
- a CDS encoding S41 family peptidase, whose product MMRKTSVILLSAATGAALTLFVTQPRAVLMGSSARAATSDTYRQLNLFGDVFERVRSDYVEKPDDSKLIESAISGMLSGLDPHSSYMDAKSFRDMQVQTRGEFGGLGIEVTMEDGLIKVVSPIDDTPASKAGIMANDIITTLDDEAVQGLTLNQAVEKMRGPVNTKIKLRIIRKGQDNPIDVTLVRDNIRVRSVRARVEADDIAYIRITTFNEQTTEGLKKEIANLQNQIGDKLKGYIIDLRNNPGGLLEEAVTVSDSFLERGEIVSTRGRNAEETQRRTAHPGDLTKGKPVIVLINGGSASASEIVAGALQDHKRATLVGTRSFGKGSVQTIIPLGSGNGALRLTTARYYTPSGKSIQAKGIVPDIEVLQDVPDELKARTDTKGEASLRGHLKTNDGDEKTGSQSYVPPDAKDDKALKMADDLLHGIKSTSSAPAAPAPGDKAAVDKPASKAAN is encoded by the coding sequence ATGATGCGCAAGACTTCTGTAATTCTCCTCAGCGCCGCCACCGGCGCGGCACTGACGCTTTTCGTCACGCAGCCCCGTGCTGTGCTGATGGGATCGAGCGCGCGCGCCGCGACGTCTGATACCTACCGCCAGCTCAATCTGTTCGGCGACGTGTTCGAGCGCGTGCGCAGCGACTATGTCGAGAAGCCCGACGACAGCAAGCTGATCGAATCCGCCATCTCGGGCATGCTGTCCGGCCTCGATCCGCACTCCAGCTACATGGACGCCAAGAGCTTCCGCGACATGCAGGTGCAGACCCGCGGCGAATTCGGCGGGCTCGGCATCGAAGTCACGATGGAAGACGGGCTGATCAAGGTCGTCTCGCCGATCGACGACACCCCGGCTTCGAAGGCCGGCATCATGGCCAACGACATCATCACCACGCTGGACGACGAGGCCGTGCAGGGCCTGACGCTCAACCAGGCGGTCGAGAAGATGCGCGGCCCGGTCAACACCAAGATCAAGCTCAGGATCATCCGCAAGGGCCAGGACAATCCGATCGACGTCACGCTGGTGCGCGACAACATCCGCGTCCGTTCGGTGCGCGCGCGCGTCGAGGCCGACGACATCGCCTATATCCGCATCACCACCTTCAACGAGCAGACCACCGAAGGCCTGAAGAAGGAGATCGCCAATCTGCAGAACCAGATCGGCGACAAGCTGAAGGGCTACATCATCGACCTCAGAAACAACCCAGGCGGTCTGCTTGAAGAGGCGGTCACTGTGTCCGACTCCTTCCTGGAGCGCGGCGAGATCGTCTCGACCCGCGGACGCAACGCCGAGGAGACGCAGCGCCGCACCGCTCATCCGGGCGACCTGACCAAGGGCAAGCCGGTCATCGTGCTGATCAACGGCGGCTCGGCGTCGGCTTCCGAGATCGTCGCCGGCGCGCTGCAGGACCACAAGCGCGCGACGCTGGTCGGCACGCGCTCGTTCGGCAAGGGCTCTGTGCAGACCATCATCCCGCTCGGCTCGGGCAACGGCGCGCTGCGCCTGACCACCGCGCGCTACTACACACCGTCGGGCAAGTCGATCCAGGCCAAGGGCATCGTGCCCGATATCGAGGTGCTGCAGGACGTGCCGGACGAGCTGAAGGCACGGACCGACACCAAGGGCGAGGCCTCGCTCCGCGGCCATTTGAAGACGAACGATGGCGACGAGAAAACCGGCTCGCAGTCCTACGTGCCGCCGGACGCCAAGGACGACAAGGCCCTGAAGATGGCCGACGACCTCCTGCACGGCATCAAGTCGACCTCGAGCGCGCCGGCGGCGCCTGCGCCCGGCGACAAGGCCGCAGTCGACAAGCCGGCCAGCAAGGCCGCGAACTGA